ACATCCGGCGCAAAGGTTTCAGCCGTTTGCCGGGATCATTTACGATTGCCACGGCATTGGGCGGCGAGCATACCGGTATTTTTAATGAAGGGCCGGCAGTGCCAAATTTGTTCACCCAAAATGGCTACAAAAAATTTGTTGAGGAAACGATCGAAAGTGTGAGCCGCGACCCCAGCCAGGAAGATTGGGTATTTGGTGAAGTCAAACGGAATTTATCCGAGGAAGTGCGCAACCCGGTCTTGCTCAAAGCCCGGTTGGAAGAGTATTATTTTCTCGAGTATCGCAAAAAATGGTGGGAGTTCTTGCACGGGGTGACATATGAAAAATTTTCGAATTTACAGGCTGCCTCCGAATGCCTGAAAACATTGGGTGATCCGGGCATCTCGCCGCTTAAGAGATTGTTGGATAAAACCAGCGACGAAGTCAATTTTGATCCGGGGATGAAAAACATGTTGGAGAAAGCTGGCCAACGGGTCGGGCTGAACATTTCGAGTCATCCGGTTGATCAAAGTTTCATTCAATTGTTTGCCTTCATGAGCGGCTCCGAAAACCAGTTGGCCAAAATTCTGAGCAAGTTCTCGGAGGCGGGCATCAAGTTGGATGAATTGTCGCGGGAGGCGAGCGGTGGCGCGGCCAAAAACTTCGCGGCGCAAGTCGTTGCCGGCGGCGGCGAATTGCCCGGCGCGCTGACAGAAATCCGGCGGTCGCCCGGCCAGCAAGACATTAATTTTCAGAAAGCGCTGGTCACGCTTTGCGAAGCTCCGGTGAGACTCGCTTGGGAGGCCGTGCGTGGCGCAGCAGCCGGTTACTTGAATTCACAGTGGCGGAATTTGGTGTATGACAAATATGCCAGTACATTGGAAAATACGTTTCCTTTCAAAAAAAGCGGGCCAGATGCCAATTTTGGTGAGATGGCGGCTTTTTTTGGTGCGGAGGGCGAGCTTTGGAAGTTTGCCAACAATGAATTGCAGCCGTTTTTTCGATCGGGTAATTTGGGGCAACCGTTGGATTGGGCCGGCGGTTATGGCTTGGGGTTATCCGCTGAGGCACAAAAAGCCTTTCGGGACGCGAAGGCGATCCGAGATGCGCTGGTAGCAGGTGGCAACCTTCGCATTGAATTCGATGTACAGATCTTGCGCCCGACCCAACACAACGAAATCGATGAAGCGCGTTTGAGCGTTGGAGGCCAGGAGATCATTTACAAAGTCAAACAAAGGCCGCCCTCCGATAAAACCAAATTTGAATGGCCGGGAGCGGCAGGCAGCGGCGCAAAACTCGAGCTTTGGAATACCAAGGGCTTTCTGCCCGATGTGTTGTTGGCCAGGGAATCTGTAGATGGGCAGTGGGGATGGTTCAAGATGTTGGAGAGATGGAGGCCCGGCAGCAGCGGCAGATGTTCGTTTAGAGTGAAAGGAACGGATCGAAACAAAGAGTACCAAATCGAGTGTATCATCACGAGCCGCGGTAAAGGCAATCCCTTCACGTCCGGCTTTTTTGATTTTCGTTGCCCGCAACAGTTGTTTTAAGCTTGTTGCTTGTTGCTGGTGTCTGACATTGAATTCCAGCAATAAGCCACCAGCAACAAGCCGCCAGGAACCAGCAACCAGCAACGAACAACCAGCATCAAAGCAGGCACAGGAAATGGCATCCTCAGGCTTTTCGGCGAGTTGTTTTGGCAAGCTGCCCGGCTTCGGTGATTTTGTGCGGCACAACGCCGGCAGCCGCGAAATGCTCGCGTTCGATCAATGGCTGCAGCAAGGCATGCTGGCTGCCAAAGCCCAGCTTCGTCAGAGCTGGGAAGCCAACTACGATGCGGCGCCGATTCAGCATTTTTTGTTTTGCCCGACAAATACGGAACATTTTCTTGCGGGGCTGCTGCAACCAAGTCACGATAAAAGCGATCGGCGATATCCCTTTTGGGTGTCTTGGTTGATTGATCGATCATATTATAATGAAAATCTAGCAGCATACACGCCGGTAATCCTGGCGTCGCGCTTGTCAAGCGCCCGGCAACTGATGCAAAATGCGCGCACTGAACTGAATACAAATAATCTCATCGGCATGGTTTCCAATCTGAGTTTTCCGGGAACTCAGGACTCCGAGCGTGAGGTTGAGCTTTACAACAAGTACTTGGGCGCTACAGCGTGTGCAAACTATTGGCAAAGCCTTTTTGATGATTTTAACGACTTAAGAAAATACTTGTTATGCAAAAATCTTTGTGAGATTCTGCTGCCTTTTCGTCAAGCTGGCCTCGATGAACTGAAGCTGGGTTTGCGTTTTCCCCTCAGCGCGGATGCGGAGTCGGCGGCTTACGGTGTGAGCTTTTGGATTCAGATGAGCCTGGAGTTGGCGAGAAGCTCCAGCTTCACGCCGATTTATTTTTGGAATCTGCCAGAACCGGGAAAAAAGGCATTCCTGTTT
This portion of the Cytophagia bacterium CHB2 genome encodes:
- the tagF gene encoding type VI secretion system-associated protein TagF, encoding MASSGFSASCFGKLPGFGDFVRHNAGSREMLAFDQWLQQGMLAAKAQLRQSWEANYDAAPIQHFLFCPTNTEHFLAGLLQPSHDKSDRRYPFWVSWLIDRSYYNENLAAYTPVILASRLSSARQLMQNARTELNTNNLIGMVSNLSFPGTQDSEREVELYNKYLGATACANYWQSLFDDFNDLRKYLLCKNLCEILLPFRQAGLDELKLGLRFPLSADAESAAYGVSFWIQMSLELARSSSFTPIYFWNLPEPGKKAFLFLFFRPPSAKSFVQLLRPEIASDGICELDEEGRDKIILAEQVLPSLYRGLLQRPALTLKEFLQRL